The following proteins are co-located in the Calliphora vicina chromosome 2, idCalVici1.1, whole genome shotgun sequence genome:
- the LOC135949879 gene encoding leukotriene A-4 hydrolase, giving the protein MGRLGKIDPSSFSQPELITTKHSVLTWKVDFENTKLKGTVTHRFNVLEKDLSSILLDVRDVKILNAEIVSGNSSIPLNHFISDSVDDIGAKLTLELPQGTASGDLFVRIDYETASNASGLQWLNPEQTLGKQHPYMFSQCQAIHARSIMPCQDTPAVKFTYEATVEHPKELTALMSALVAKKDDGVTTFKQEVPIPAYLLAIAIGKLVSKPLGPNSNVWAEQGIIDACAEEFSQTSEMLKTASDICGPYVWKQYDLLVMPPSFPFGGMENPCLTFVTPTLLAGDKSLADVVAHEIAHSWTGNLVTNKNFEHFWLNEGFTVFVETKIVGRMQGLKERDFHMIRNLTDLQECLRTQLANSPELTKLVVDLSNCGPDDAFSSVPYIKGSTFLRYIEDLFGGPEIFEPFLRSYLKKFSYKSVVTDDFKSALYDYFIETDKKDKLNEIDWDLWLTCEGMPPIIPKFDETLANVSKQLASLWSTKTTDELANNADAKQTISTHQLIDFLGKLIECKDIKDLSEKKIELLESTYNLKNTQNAEVRFRVMRLCIMAKLMNRLDEVIAFANSNFRMKFCRPIYRDLAQWPEAKPKAVENFERIKDQMMAVCSHTIEKDLGLK; this is encoded by the exons ATGGGTCGCCTGGGTAAAATTGATCCAAGTTCATTCTCTCAACCTGAATTGATAACCACAAAACACAGTGTCTTGACCTGGAAGGTCGATTTTGAAAACACCAAGTTGAAGGGAACCGTTACTCATCGTTTCAATGTTTTAGAAAAGGATCTGTCTTCAATT CTGTTGGATGTTCgtgatgttaaaattttaaatgctgAAATTGTTTCCGGAAATTCTTCAATTCCATTGAATCATTTTATTAGTGATTCTGTTGATGATATTGGTGCTAAACTTACGTTGGAATTGCCACAGGGTACCGCTTCTGGAGA tttatttGTACGCATCGATTATGAAACCGCCAGCAATGCCAGTGGTCTCCAGTGGTTGAATCCTGAACAAACATTAGGCAAGCAACATCCCTATATGTTCAGCCAGTGCCAAGCCATTCACGCCCGTTCAATTATGCCTTGTCAAGACACGCCAGCTGTAAAATTCACATACGAAGCAACCGTAGAGCATCCCAAGGAATTGACTGCTCTTATGAGTGCTTTAGTTGCGAAGAAAGATGATGGTGTAACCACGTTTAAACAGGAGGTACCAATACCAGCTTATCTTTTGGCCATTGCCATTGGTAAATTGGTTTCGAAACCTTTGGGTCCCAACTCCAATGTGTGGGCAGAGCAAGGCATAATTGATGCTTGTGCTGAAGAGTTTTCACAGACATCGGAAATGCTTAAAACTGCTTCTGATATTTGTGGTCCGTATGTGTGGAAGCAGTATGATCTATTGGTCATGCCACCTTCGTTCCCATTCGGCGGTATGGAGAATCCTTGtttaacttttgttacccctacATTGTTGGCTGGCGACAAGTCGTTGGCTGATGTGGTGGCTCATGAAATTGCTCACAGCTGGACTGGCAATTTGGTGACTAATAAAAACTTTGAGCACTTCTGGTTAAACGAAGGTTTTACAGTTTTCGTCGAGACAAAAATTGTTGGACGTATGCAAGGTTTGAAGGAGCGTGATTTCCATATGATACGCAACTTGACAGATCTACAGGAGTGT cttCGTACTCAACTGGCAAACAGTCCTGAATTGACAAAACTTGTAGTAGATTTGTCCAATTGTGGTCCTGATGATGCCTTTTCGAGTGTACCTTACATTAAGGGTTCAACCTTCTTACGTTACATTGAGGACTTGTTTGGAGGACCAGAAATATTTGAGCCCTTCTTGCGTtcgtatttaaagaaattttcttataaatctGTTGTAACCGATGATTTCAAATCGGCcttgtacgattatttcattgaGACCGACAAAAAGGATAAACTTAATGAAATTGATTGGGACCTTTGGTTAACCTGCGAGGGCATGCCACCAATTATACCCAA ATTCGATGAGACCTTGGCTAATGTTTCCAAGCAATTGGCTTCATTATGGAGTACCAAAACTACTGATGAATTGGCCAATAATGCTGATGCTAAACAAACTATTTCAACTCATCAACTAATTGATTTCTTGGGAAAATTAATTGAGTGCAAAGATATCAAAGATTTGTCTGAAAAGAAGATTGAATTGTTGGAATCCacatataatttgaaaaacactcaaaatgCTGAAGTTCGCTTCCGTGTAATGCGTTTGTGTATTATGGCCAAATTAATGAATCGTTTGGATGAGGTTATTGCTTTTGCCAACTCAAACTTCCGCATGAAATTCTGCCGCCCAATTTATCGTGATTTGGCTCAATGGCCTGAAGCCAAACCTAAGGCTGTTGAAAACTTTGAACGCATTAAGGATCAAATGATGGCTGTTTGTTCTCATACAATTGAAAAAGATTTAGGATTGAAATAA